GGGCGGCGGCTCGAACGCGATGGGCATCTTCCACGCGTTCGTCGGTGAGCCCTCTGTCGAGCTGGTCGGCGTCGAAGCGGCCGGCGAGGGGCTGGAAGGAGAACGTCACGCCGCTTCTCTGACGGCGGGGCGGCCGGGCGTGCTGCACGGCGCCATGAGCTATCTCCTGCAGGACGACGACGGCCAGGTGGCAGCAGCGCACTCGGTCTCGGCGGGACTCGACTATCCGGGCGTCGGTCCCGAGCACGCGTACCTGAAGGACGCGGGGCTCGCCCGGTACGAAACGGTAACGGACGCTCAGGCGCTGTCGGCGTTTCGCGCCCTCGCGCGACTGGAAGGAATCATCCCCGCGCTCGAGAGCTCCCACGCGGTGGCATACCTGCTCGAGCACGGCAGGCAGTGGTCGGAGCGGGGTCCGGTCGTGATCTGCCTCAGCGGCCGCGGCGACAAGGATGTTGCGGAGGTGGCCGAGCGCACCTCGCACCAGCAGGGATAATCTGAATCGGCATGACGCCTCCTCCTGACGGGACAGGGAATTCGGCCTTCGATCTCACGACCGCGGCAATGTCGCGCGTCGATGAGGTGGGACCGGACACGCCCATTCCCGCTACGGAAGCGGCCGATCTCTTCACTATGCTGGACAAGGCGGTGCGGGCGCAGCGCCTCTACCAGCCGAACAATCCCGTCTATCGCAGCTTCATCGCGGCCACCGAGAGCGCGTTCGCGAAGCTGTGGGACCGGGTGCCATCCCTGACCGTCGGTATCGAAGAGAATTCCTTCCGCTGGTACAACCGGACATTCCCCGCAGGCGAGGGTCGTGACAGCATGCCGTTCCTGTTCTACAAGGACGGCATCCGCTTCGTCACGTTCCTGCCCGGCTTCGAGGACGAGATCGAGCGGTTCCTGGACGTGGTGAACCGCGCCCGCATGCAGGATCAGCGCACCGATGATGACATGGTGACGCTGCTCTGGCAGCAGGAGTTCTCGTCCTTCCAGTACAGCTACGTGGACGCGCTGGCGGAAGGGCTGCAGGTGCCGCGTCCGACCACGCCGAAGCTGGTCGGCCTGGAGCTGACGCTGGTGCGTGACGACGCGGCGGGCGCGGTCCGTGGCGAGCCGCAGCCGCCGGCGGTCGAGGCCGGCAAGCCGACGGTCGCGGGCATGATCAACCGGGACGACTTCGAGGAGACCCTCTACTTCCTCGAGCCGTCGGAGCTGGAGCACCTGCGGCAGGAAGTCGAGCTGGAGTGGAACCGTGACGTGAAGACGGACGTGCTCAACGGTCTGTTCGACCGGCTCGAGGACGACGTGCTGGAATGGCGCACGGAGATCATGCGCATCCTGCGGCAGATGGTGCCGGTCTACCTGGGCGCCGGCGACCTGCGATCCGCGACGCTGATCCTGGTCGAGCTGAACGTGATCCTGGAGCGTGCCGGGCTGGGCGAGGAGCACCGCGCGGAGGCGGAAGCACTGTACGGAGAGCTGAGCGAGCCGGCGGTGCTGACACAGCTCATGCGGTCGCTGGAGGATGGCTCGATCGATCCGAGCGGCACGGAGCTCGGCGTGTTCCTGAAGCATCTCGGGCCTGCCGCCATGCCGGTTCTGCTCGCCTCGATCGAGCGCACTGAAGTGGCGGCTCTGCAGGAGCGGCTGCGCGCGGCGATCGAGGGTCTGGCGAATGCCAACCGGGACCGTGTGGTCGCGCTGCTCAGCGACAGCGATCCGCTCGTGCTCCGCGGTACCGCACGGCTGGCCGGGCAGCTCACGATCACGCAGTCGGCGCCCGCGCTGGCGAATCTGCTGCAGCACCCGGACGCGGTCTTGCGCCGGATCGTCGTCGAGTCGCTGATCCGCATACGCACGTCACTCGCGCTCGACGCCATCCAGCAGGCGCTGGGCGACAGCGATCGCGATGTGCGCGTGGCGGCCGCCCGCGGTCTCGCGACGCTGCGCTATGCGCCGGCGCGCGCCCGCATCGAGGAGATGCTCGAGAGCCGGATCGTGCGCGATGCGGATCTGACGGAGAAGATCGCGTTCTTCGAGGCGTACGGTGCGGTGGCGACGGCGGACA
This genomic window from Longimicrobiales bacterium contains:
- the trpB gene encoding tryptophan synthase subunit beta; protein product: YLKREDLNHTGAHKINNTLGQILLARRMGKRRIIAETGAGQHGVATATACALFGLDCVVYMGAEDVRRQALNVYRMQLLGAEVRTVESGTRTLKDATNEALRDWVATVADTHYIIGSVVGPAPYPRLVRDLQAVIGRETRDQVLQREGRLPAAVIACVGGGSNAMGIFHAFVGEPSVELVGVEAAGEGLEGERHAASLTAGRPGVLHGAMSYLLQDDDGQVAAAHSVSAGLDYPGVGPEHAYLKDAGLARYETVTDAQALSAFRALARLEGIIPALESSHAVAYLLEHGRQWSERGPVVICLSGRGDKDVAEVAERTSHQQG
- a CDS encoding HEAT repeat domain-containing protein, giving the protein MTPPPDGTGNSAFDLTTAAMSRVDEVGPDTPIPATEAADLFTMLDKAVRAQRLYQPNNPVYRSFIAATESAFAKLWDRVPSLTVGIEENSFRWYNRTFPAGEGRDSMPFLFYKDGIRFVTFLPGFEDEIERFLDVVNRARMQDQRTDDDMVTLLWQQEFSSFQYSYVDALAEGLQVPRPTTPKLVGLELTLVRDDAAGAVRGEPQPPAVEAGKPTVAGMINRDDFEETLYFLEPSELEHLRQEVELEWNRDVKTDVLNGLFDRLEDDVLEWRTEIMRILRQMVPVYLGAGDLRSATLILVELNVILERAGLGEEHRAEAEALYGELSEPAVLTQLMRSLEDGSIDPSGTELGVFLKHLGPAAMPVLLASIERTEVAALQERLRAAIEGLANANRDRVVALLSDSDPLVLRGTARLAGQLTITQSAPALANLLQHPDAVLRRIVVESLIRIRTSLALDAIQQALGDSDRDVRVAAARGLATLRYAPARARIEEMLESRIVRDADLTEKIAFFEAYGAVATADSVALLDRMLNGRKLFGKESPEMRACAAMALGRVGSPAARAALQRSTAETNPIVRNAVLKALRQESA